The uncultured Eubacteriales bacterium region CAAGTCTCCCACTCTGAAAAATAATGTGGTATACTGAAAGGGCAGTATTTACCCTTTCCGCATGCTGCGATGGGAAAAATCCAGCAAAGATCACCTGCCGCTGCCAGATTCATATGAGGAGGGAAACCCATGGCATTCGACTATAAAAAAGAATATCAGGAATTCTATTTGCCACCCCAAAAGCCTGGCATTGTTGAAATTCCCCGCATGAATTTCCTTGCTGTCCGGGGAAAGGGCAACCCCAATGAAGAGGGCGGCGAATACAAAAGAGCCATGGAGCTTCTCTACGGCATGGCATACACGATCAAAATGAGTTATAAAGGCACACATAAAATTGAAGGGTTCTTTGAGTATGTTGTGCCGCCGCTGGAGGGGGTGTGGTGGCAGGAAGGCGTCTGTGGCGTCGACTACTCCCGCAAGGACAGCTTTTGCTGGATCTCTCTGATCCGGCTGCCGGATTTTGTGAAGAAATCCGATTTTGACTGGGCGCTGGAAGAGGCAACAAGAAAAAAGAAGACGGACTTTTCTCCGGTTCAGTTTTTTACCTATGACGAGGGGCTGTGCGTACAGTGTATGCATCTGGGTTCTTATGACGAGGAGCCAGCCACTGTACTTGCAATGGAGCAATATGCAAAAGAAAACGGCTATGCCGTTGACATCACCGATAAACGGTATCACCACGAGATTTATTTGAGCGACCCCCGCAGAACGGACATGTCTAAACTGAAGACCGTTATCCGGCACCCGGTTCGAAAAGCATGAACGATAAAGAGGATAAGCTTATGATAACCATAAGACGCTACAGTGAGGATGACGAATCGGCTCTGTTTTCTCTCATGAAGAACGAGGGTGCCGAATGGGAGAGCTATTGGAGAGAAGAGAGACGTGACAGGTACAAAGCGGCGCTTCATAGCTGCATTGTTTATGTGGCATACGAAAACGATATTCTTTGTGGCTATTGCCGCTGCCGGGACGACGACGGCTACGGTATTTATGTCTATGACCTCCTGGTGGACAAACATCATCGGGGAAAACAAATCGGGAGGCAGCTCATGGCACAGGTACGTAAGGATTTTTCGAATGATACCGTCTATGTCATGAGCGACGTGGATGAGTATTACGAAAAGCAGGGGTTCCGTCGGGAAGGCTCCATTTTTGAGGTTTGTGTTTAGCACGGCC contains the following coding sequences:
- a CDS encoding Acetyltransferase (GNAT) family protein, with the translated sequence MNDKEDKLMITIRRYSEDDESALFSLMKNEGAEWESYWREERRDRYKAALHSCIVYVAYENDILCGYCRCRDDDGYGIYVYDLLVDKHHRGKQIGRQLMAQVRKDFSNDTVYVMSDVDEYYEKQGFRREGSIFEVCV
- a CDS encoding GyrI-like small molecule binding domain protein produces the protein MAFDYKKEYQEFYLPPQKPGIVEIPRMNFLAVRGKGNPNEEGGEYKRAMELLYGMAYTIKMSYKGTHKIEGFFEYVVPPLEGVWWQEGVCGVDYSRKDSFCWISLIRLPDFVKKSDFDWALEEATRKKKTDFSPVQFFTYDEGLCVQCMHLGSYDEEPATVLAMEQYAKENGYAVDITDKRYHHEIYLSDPRRTDMSKLKTVIRHPVRKA